A stretch of the Musa acuminata AAA Group cultivar baxijiao chromosome BXJ2-7, Cavendish_Baxijiao_AAA, whole genome shotgun sequence genome encodes the following:
- the LOC135617664 gene encoding small ribosomal subunit protein uS17 — translation MAEQTEKAFLKQPKVFLCSKKSGKGKRPGKGGNRFWKSIGLGFKTPREAIEGTYIDKKCPFTGNVSIRGRILAGTCHSAKMNRTIIVRRNYLHYVKKYQRYEKRHSNIPAHISPCFRVKEGDHVIIGQCRPLAKTVTFNVLKVIPAGSTSGGGKKAFAAV, via the exons ATGGCGGAACAG ACTGAAAAGGCATTCCTTAAGCAGCCAAAGGTGTTTCTTTG CTCGAAGAAATCTGGAAAGGGGAAGAGGCCTGGCAAAGGTGGCAACAGATTTTGGAAAAGCATTGGACTTGGATTCAAGACCCCAAGAGAAGCCATTGAAG GGACTTATATTGATAAGAAATGCCCATTCACTGGAAATGTGTCAATTAGGGGCCGCATATTAGCTGGTACATGCCACAGTGCcaagatgaacagaaccattattGTACGCAGAAACTATCTTCACTATGTGAAGAAATATCAAAG GTATGAGAAGAGGCACTCAAATATACCTGCACATATTTCTCCCTGCTTCCGTGTGAAGGAAGGTGACCATGTTATCATAGGCCAGTGCAG GCCCCTGGCAAAGACTGTGACGTTCAATGTGTTGAAAGTCATTCCAGCTGGATCAACAAGCGGAGGTGGGAAGAAGGCTTTTGCAGCAGTTTGA
- the LOC135617662 gene encoding uncharacterized protein LOC135617662, with amino-acid sequence MAAVSSDLATAFFGLARRHTAVAFNLRASILAVARRRTPVSICARAYAVGAKPAVVAGPGRLAISTRSRAHARRFAASAAATDEGSDLLTKIPPDDRIPATIITGFLGSGKTTLLNHILTADHGKRIAVIENEYGEVDIDGSLVAAKAAGAEDIIMLNNGCLCCTVRGDLVRMISELVSKKKGNFDHIVIETTGLANPAPIIQTFYAEDQIFNDVKLDGVVTLVDAKHAGFHLDEKKPRGVVNEAVEQIAYADRIIVNKIDLVGESDVSSLIQRIKNINSMAYLKRAEYGKVDLDYVLGVGGFDLERIESVVNAEASTEDHDHDHDHDHHHHHHDHHHHDEHDHEHEHHSHSHAHDHTHDPGVSSVSIVCEGNLDLNKANMWLGTLLIERSDDIYRMKGLLSVDGMPERFVFQGVHDIFQGSPDRLWGAEEPRVNKIVFIGKNLNAEELEKGFKSCLL; translated from the exons ATGGCGGCGGTTTCATCGGACTTGGCCACGGCCTTCTTCGGCCTCGCGAGGCGGCACACCGCCGTCGCCTTCAACCTTCGGGCTTCGATTCTCGCGGTCGCTCGTCGGCGGACACCTGTGTCCATCTGTGCCCGGGCATACGCCGTTGGGGCGAAGCCGGCGGTTGTGGCCGGCCCCGGACGGCTCGCGATCTCGACACGATCGCGGGCACACGCCCGACGCTTCGCTGCCTCTGCAGCCGCAACGGACGAGGGATCCGACCTCCTGACGAAGATTCCGCCGGACGACCGCATCCCTGCCACCATTATAACTGGGTTCCTTGGCTCCGGGAAG ACAACTTTGCTAAACCATATATTGACTGCTGATCATGGAAAGCGCATCGCTGTTATTGAGAATGAG TATGGAGAAGTTGATATTGATGGATCATTGGTTGCTGCAAAAGCTGCCGGGGCTGAAGATATAATTATGCTCAATAATGGTTGTCTTTGCTGCACTGTTAGGGGTGATCTAGTTCGCATGATCAGTGAATTGGTTTCAAAGAAAAAGGGAAATTTTGACCATATTGTAATAGAAACTACAG GTTTGGCAAATCCAGCTCCTATAATCCAGACATTTTATGCAGAGGATCAGATTTTTAATGATGTCAAGTTGGATGGTGTTGTTACATTGGTAGATGCAAAGCATGCAGGTTTTCATTTGGATGAGAAGAAGCCCAGAGGAGTAGTCAATGAGGCAGTTGAGCAGATCGCTTATGCCGATAGAATAATAGTGAACAAG ATTGATCTTGTTGGGGAGTCTGACGTATCCTCACTGATTCAGCGGATAAAG AACATTAATAGCATGGCCTATTTAAAGCGAGCAGAATACGGAAAAGTTGATTTGGATTATGTTCTTGGGGTTGGTGGATTTGATCTGGAGAG GATTGAGAGCGTTGTAAATGCTGAAGCTTCCACTGAAGAccatgatcatgatcatgatcatgatcatcatcatcatcaccatgatCATCACCACCATGATGAGCATGACCATGAACATG AGCATCATTCTCATTCTCATGCTCATGATCACACCCATGATCCTGGTGTCTCATCTGTGAGCATTGTCTGTGAAGGGAACCTGGATCTTAACAAG GCAAATATGTGGTTGGGAACATTGTTGATTGAACGTAGCGATGACATCTATCGAATGAAAGGTCTCCTGTCTGTTGATGGCATGCCCGAGCGATTTGTGTTTCAG GGTGTTCATGACATTTTCCAGGGTTCCCCCGATAGATTGTGGGGCGCAGAAGAACCCAGGGTCAATAAGATCGTATTTATAGGAAAGAATCTAAATGCTGAGGAGTTGGAAAAGGGGTTCAAGAGCTGTTTGCTGTGA
- the LOC135617663 gene encoding putative UPF0481 protein At3g02645 encodes MEASQEASASFGNRSHCDEVRWVLHVKRTLETMTEEDYSRGPVSIFGVPKSFLSVKPEAYIPQIVALGPYHHWDRQLYQMEHYKLAATKRIQNQLQLHGFTFEQIVDYCVLKEHAIRSCYHRHIDLHVDTLAWMMAIDASFLLEFLRNFSCEKGPSMSQTTDLMGIKMACNSILRDVVMLENQIPLFLIRKMLCFQRSSSQAAEDELSMMLVRFLKAVSPFTATQSLARIVQVKRYAHLLQLLYCIIVANAKDMCSSSNINNEIECVIDAPESNNEQNKVDSQYSTQLFDSVWSSASALHIMNLLIVKPIEFLLKVPWPVVTAVFRGVRRSYSPIRCEPLLAEEIEIPSVTELIKSGVKFAATEGDLRTIEFDTKTATFYLPTMLFDANSEVVLRNLVAYETAAEPGPLVFTRYTELVNGIIDTKEDVRLLRRSGVVQHWMKNDEEVAKLWNGMSRSARPTKVDFLDKVISDVNGYYNSRWSVRARRFIKNYVTGSWQVLTFLAAILLLLLTCVDAFCSVFLCSSLWSSLV; translated from the exons ATGGAAGCTTCTCAGGAGGCGTCTGCTTCGTTTGGTAACCGGAGCCACTGTGACGAGGTCCGATGGGTGCTGCACGTCAAGCGCACTCTCGAAACCATGACCGAGGAGGACTACTCGCGAGGCCCTGTCTCCATCTTCGGCGTGCCTAAGAGCTTCCTCTCCGTCAAGCCGGAAGCGTACATCCCACAGATCGTCGCGCTTGGCCCGTACCACCACTGGGATCGCCAGCTCTACCAGATGGAGCACTACAAGCTCGCCGCCACCAAAAGAATCCAAAACCAGCTCCAGCTCCACGGCTTCACGTTCGAACAAATCGTCGACTACTGCGTGTTGAAGGAGCACGCCATTCGATCCTGCTACCACAG GCACATCGATCTCCATGTGGATACCTTAGCATGGATGATGGCGATCGATGCCTCGTTCTTGCTCGAGTTTCTTCGCAACTTCTCCTGTGAGAAGGGTCCATCGATGTCGCAGACGACGGACTTGATGGGGATCAAGATGGCTTGCAACTCGATCTTGAGAGACGTCGTGATGCTGGAGAATCAGATCCCACTCTTCCTAATTCGGAAGATGCTGTGCTTCCAGCGCTCCTCAAGTCAAGCTGCGGAGGATGAGCTCTCCATGATGTTGGTCAGGTTCCTGAAGGCGGTTTCTCCTTTCACGGCCACGCAGAGCCTCGCAAGGATCGTCCAAGTCAAGCGATACGCGCACTTGCTGCAGCTGCTCTACTGCATCATCGTCGCCAACGCCAAAGATAtgtgcagcagcagcaacatcaaCAACGAGATAGAGTGTGTGATCGATGCGCCTGAATCGAACAACGAGCAGAATAAAGTCGATTCGCAATACTCGACGCAGCTTTTTGACTCGGTCTGGAGTTCGGCGTCCGCCCTACACATCATGAATCTGCTCATAGTGAAGCCCATCGAGTTCCTGTTGAAGGTCCCATGGCCTGTCGTGACTGCCGTATTCAGAGGGGTGAGGAGGTCCTACAGCCCCATTCGCTGTGAACCATTGTTGGCCGAAGAGATCGAGATCCCATCCGTCACCGAGCTCATCAAAAGCGGCGTCAAGTTCGCGGCCACCGAAGGAGACTTGAGGACGATCGAGTTCGACACGAAGACCGCCACGTTCTACTTGCCGACCATGCTTTTCGACGCTAATTCCGAGGTCGTGCTGAGGAACCTGGTAGCATACGAGACGGCGGCGGAGCCGGGTCCGCTGGTCTTCACTCGCTACACCGAGCTGGTGAACGGGATCATCGACACCAAGGAGGACGTGCGGCTGCTGAGACGATCCGGGGTCGTCCAGCACTGGATGAAGAACGACGAGGAGGTGGCGAAGCTGTGGAACGGGATGAGCAGGTCGGCGAGGCCGACCAAGGTGGACTTCCTCGACAAGGTGATCTCCGACGTGAACGGCTACTACAATAGCAGGTGGAGCGTCAGGGCTCGGCGGTTCATCAAGAACTACGTGACCGGCTCGTGGCAGGTGCTGACGTTCCTGGCCGCCATCTTGCTCCTGTTGCTGACCTGCGTCGACGCCTTCTGCTCCGTCTTCCTCTGCAGCTCGCTCTGGTCGAGCCTCGTGTGA
- the LOC135617661 gene encoding pyrophosphate-energized vacuolar membrane proton pump-like has protein sequence MGAAMLTGVITEILIPVAAVIGIAFALLQWMLVSAVKLSPERQTPAGGNKKNGFAADFLIEEEEGLNDHNVVVKCAEIQNAISEGATSFLFTEYQYVGVFMAVFAVLIFLFLGSVEGFSTKSQPCTYSKDKYCKPALANAVFSTVSFLLGAITSVVSGFLGMKIATYANARTTLEARKGVGKAFITAFRSGAVMGFLLAANGLLVLYIAINLFKLYYGDDWEGLFEAITGYGLGGSSMALFGRVGGGIYTKAADVGADLVGKVERNIPEDDPRNPAVIADNVGDNVGDIAGMGSDLFGSYAESSCAALVVASISSFGINHDFTAMCYPLLISSMGIIVCLITTLFATDFFEIKAVKDIEPALKRQLIISTALMTVGIGIVSWIALPSSFTIFNFGEQKKVKNWELFFCVAIGLWAGLVIGFVTEYFTSNAYSPVQDVANSCRTGAATNVIFGLALGYKSVIIPIFAIAVSIFVSFSLAAMYGIAVAALGMLSTIATGLAIDAYGPISDNAGGIAEMAGMSHRIRERTDALDAAGNTTAAIGKGFAIGSAALVSLALFGAFVSRAAISTVDVLTPKVFIGLIVGAMLPYWFSAMTMKSVGRAALEMVEEVRRQFNSIPGLMEGTAKPDYATCVKISTDASIKEMIPPGALVMLTPLIVGTFFGVETLSGVLAGALVSGVQIAISASNTGGAWDNAKKYIEAGASEHARALGPKGSDAHKAAVIGDTIGDPLKDTSGPSLNILIKLMAVESLVFAPFFAAHGGLLFKIL, from the exons ATGGGGGCGGCGATGCTGACGGGCGTGATAACGGAGATCTTGATCCCGGTGGCTGCCGTCATCGGGATCGCCTTCGCGCTGCTCCAGTGGATGCTGGTGTCGGCCGTGAAGCTCTCGCCGGAGAGGCAGACGCCCGCGGGGGGTAACAAGAAGAACGGGTTCGCCGCCGACTTCCtcatcgaggaggaggaggggctcAACGATCACAACGTCGTGGTGAAGTGCGCCGAGATCCAGAACGCCATCTCCGAAG GAGCAACTTCCTTCCTTTTCACTGAATACCAGTATGTTGGAGTCTTCATGGCTGTTTTCGCGGTGCTGatcttcctctttcttggatCCGTGGAAGGCTTTAGTACAAAAAGCCAGCCATGCACCTATAGCAAGGATAAGTACTGCAAGCCAGCACTTGCAAATGCCGTCTTTAGCACTGTGTCGTTTTTGCTTGGTGCTATCACCTCTGTGGTGTCTGGATTTCTTGGGATGAAAATTGCAACATACGCCAATGCAAGAACAACTTTGGAGGCAAGGAAGGGTGTTGGAAAAGCATTTATCACTGCGTTCAGGTCCGGTGCAGTCATGGGCTTCTTGCTGGCTGCAAATGGCCTTTTGGTGCTTTACATTGCAATCAACCTATTCAAGTTGTACTATGGCGATGACTGGGAAGGCCTTTTTGAAGCCATCACTGGTTATGGTCTTGGTGGCTCCTCCATGGCTCTTTTCGGAAGAGTAGGTGGTGGTATCTACACAAAGGCAGCTGATGTTGGTGCTGATCTGGTTGGTAAGGTTGAGAGGAACATCCCTGAAGATGACCCTCGAAACCCAGCT GTGATAGCTGACAATGTTGGAGATAATGTCGGAGATATTGCAGGGATGGGATCTGATCTTTTCGGCTCGTATGCTGAGTCCTCATGTGCTGCCTTGGTCGTCGCCTCAATTTCTTCCTTTGGAATTAACCATGACTTCACTGCTATGTGCTATCCCCTGCTTATTAGCTCCATGGGTATCATTGTTTGTCTGATCACTACACTTTTTGCTACTGACTTTTTCGAAATAAAGGCGGTGAAAGATATCGAGCCTGCACTTAAGAGGCAGCTCATAATCTCCACTGCTCTTATGACTGTTGGTATCGGAATCGTCAGCTGGATAGCTCTCCCATCTTCCTTCACAATCTTTAATTTTGGTGAGCAAAAGAAAGTGAAGAACTG GGAGCTGTTCTTCTGTGTTGCAATTGGATTATGGGCTGGTTTGGTTATCGGGTTTGTCACTGAATATTTCACAAGCAATGCGTACAG CCCTGTGCAAGATGTTGCTAACTCATGCCGAACTGGTGCTGCCACTAATGTCATCTTTGGGCTTGCTTTGGGATACAAATCTGTCATCATCCCCATTTTTGCTATCGCAGTTAGCATTTTTGTGAGTTTTAGTCTTGCCGCCATGTATGGCATTGCAGTTGCTGCTCTTGGCATGTTGAGCACCATTGCGACTGGGCTGGCGATCGATGCTTATGGTCCCATCAGTGACAATGCTGGAGGCATTGCTGAGATGGCCGGAATGAGCCACAGGATTCGGGAGAGAACCGATGCGCTGGATGCCGCAGGCAATACTACCGCAGCCATCGGAAAG GGGTTTGCCATCGGTTCTGCTGCGTTGGTGTCGCTTGCGCTCTTTGGTGCCTTTGTGAGTAGAGCCGCAATCTCCACAGTGGATGTTCTCACACCAAAAGTCTTCATTGGGTTAATCGTTGGTGCAATGCTGCCTTACTGGTTCTCAGCCATGACCATGAAGAGCGTCGGTAGAGCAGCCTTGGAGATGGTCGAGGAAGTCCGCAGACAGTTCAACAGCATCCCGGGGCTCATGGAGGGTACTGCCAAGCCCGATTATGCAACCTGTGTTAAGATCTCCACAGATGCTTCCATCAAGGAGATGATTCCTCCTGGTGCTCTGGTGATGCTCACCCCCCTAATTGTCGGGACCTTCTTCGGTGTCGAGACCCTATCTGGGGTTCTTGCCGGTGCCCTTGTTTCTGGAGTTCAG ATTGCTATCTCTGCATCAAACACTGGCGGTGCATGGGACAATGCAAAGAAGTATATCGAG GCCGGTGCATCAGAGCACGCGAGGGCACTTGGCCCTAAAGGTTCCGATGCCCACAAGGCTGCAGTGATCGGCGATACCATCGGGGATCCTCTAAAGGACACATCGGGGCCGTCGCTCAACATCCTCATCAAGCTGATGGCGGTAGAGTCGCTCGTGTTCGCACCATTCTTTGCGGCTCACGGCGGCCTCCTCTTCAAGATCCTCTGA